The following coding sequences lie in one uncultured Fusobacterium sp. genomic window:
- a CDS encoding MBL fold metallo-hydrolase codes for MNIKTFYLGPMMTNCYLTWNEKKEAYLFDCGGENLDRLTTFIKTNGLTLKYIILTHGHGDHIAGLNKIVEEYPEAEVYIGKEEAAFLTENELNLMIYITGRNFVYDGTYNVVKDGDKIGEFIVIDTPGHTIGSKSFYCPESKILISGDTMFRRSYGRYDLPTSSGDMLFKSLRKLCELPEDVRVYSGHSDETTIGEEKKFLSMQGLI; via the coding sequence ATGAATATAAAAACATTTTATTTAGGACCAATGATGACAAATTGTTATTTAACATGGAACGAGAAAAAAGAGGCATATCTTTTTGATTGTGGTGGAGAAAATTTAGATAGATTAACAACTTTTATAAAAACAAATGGACTTACATTAAAATATATAATTTTAACTCATGGACATGGGGATCATATAGCTGGGCTTAATAAAATTGTAGAGGAGTATCCAGAGGCAGAAGTATATATTGGAAAAGAGGAAGCTGCATTTTTAACAGAAAATGAATTAAATCTAATGATATATATAACAGGTAGAAATTTTGTTTATGATGGAACTTATAATGTTGTAAAAGATGGAGATAAAATAGGAGAATTTATAGTTATAGATACTCCAGGGCATACAATAGGTTCAAAAAGTTTCTATTGTCCAGAATCAAAGATTTTAATCTCTGGAGATACAATGTTTAGAAGAAGTTATGGTAGATATGATCTTCCAACAAGTAGTGGAGATATGCTTTTTAAAAGTCTTAGAAAACTGTGTGAACTACCTGAAGATGTAAGAGTATACAGTGGACATAGTGATGAAACAACTATAGGGGAAGAGAAGAAATTTTTATCTATGCAAGGGCTAATCTAA
- a CDS encoding tRNA (cytidine(34)-2'-O)-methyltransferase, with the protein MNIVLLNPEIPYNTGNIGRSAVLTNTTLHLIKPLGFSLDEKQLRRAGLDYWHLVDLKVWESYEDFINGNPNATIYYATTKTKQRYSDVKFEKDDFVMFGPESRGIPETILNANKEKCITIPMIDMGRSLNLSNSAAIILYEALRQTDFDFGE; encoded by the coding sequence ATGAATATAGTTTTACTAAACCCTGAAATTCCATACAATACTGGAAATATAGGTAGAAGTGCTGTTTTAACTAATACAACTCTACATCTTATTAAACCCCTTGGTTTCTCTCTTGATGAGAAACAGTTAAGAAGAGCTGGATTAGATTATTGGCATCTTGTTGATTTAAAAGTTTGGGAATCTTATGAAGATTTTATAAATGGTAATCCTAATGCAACTATTTACTACGCTACTACTAAGACAAAACAAAGATATAGTGATGTAAAATTTGAAAAAGATGATTTTGTAATGTTTGGTCCTGAATCTAGAGGTATACCTGAGACTATTCTTAATGCAAATAAAGAAAAATGTATAACTATTCCTATGATTGATATGGGACGTTCTCTAAACCTTTCAAATTCTGCTGCTATTATTCTTTATGAAGCTCTTAGACAAACAGATTTTGATTTTGGTGAGTAA
- a CDS encoding VOC family protein — translation MLFNKIHHVAIIVSNYEISKKFYVDILGFKILKETYREDRNSYKLDLMIGDDYQIELFSFPNPPKRVDSPEASGLRHLAFEVDSIEKIVEYLNSKNIVTEPIRIDDITGKKFTFFKDPDSLPLEIYEK, via the coding sequence ATGTTATTTAATAAAATTCATCATGTGGCTATAATAGTTTCTAATTATGAAATATCTAAAAAATTTTATGTTGATATTTTAGGATTTAAAATTTTAAAAGAAACTTATAGAGAAGATAGAAATTCATACAAATTAGATCTTATGATAGGAGATGATTATCAGATAGAGCTTTTCTCTTTCCCTAATCCTCCTAAAAGGGTTGATTCTCCAGAAGCTTCTGGACTTAGACATCTTGCCTTTGAAGTTGACTCTATTGAAAAAATAGTTGAATATCTTAACTCTAAAAATATTGTAACCGAGCCAATAAGAATAGATGATATTACTGGAAAAAAATTTACTTTTTTTAAAGATCCTGACTCTTTACCATTAGAGATATATGAAAAATAA
- a CDS encoding toxin-antitoxin system YwqK family antitoxin, producing MKAFKFFIIIFIISFSNIFADNWIDISNIHEYDGLIYLRNSSIPFTGKIKDEKDRLYYKDGKPNGKWITFFPNGNIKSIENWQNGKLNGKYIIYQENGKKVMQTRYLNGKDNGEYFLFHENGVLQVKGSFKNGKPSGIWKYYNSSGKLKGKADYTN from the coding sequence ATGAAAGCTTTTAAATTTTTTATTATAATTTTTATTATCTCTTTTTCTAATATTTTTGCTGATAACTGGATTGACATTTCAAATATTCATGAATATGATGGATTAATCTATTTAAGAAATAGTAGTATCCCTTTTACAGGAAAGATTAAAGATGAAAAAGATAGACTTTATTACAAAGATGGTAAACCAAATGGAAAATGGATTACTTTCTTTCCAAATGGTAATATTAAATCTATTGAAAATTGGCAAAATGGAAAGCTAAACGGGAAATATATTATTTATCAAGAGAATGGAAAAAAAGTTATGCAAACTAGATATCTAAATGGAAAAGATAATGGAGAGTATTTTCTTTTTCATGAAAATGGTGTGTTACAAGTAAAAGGAAGTTTTAAAAATGGAAAACCTTCTGGAATTTGGAAATACTACAATTCTAGTGGGAAATTAAAAGGTAAAGCAGATTATACTAATTAA
- a CDS encoding STAS-like domain-containing protein, with product MNLVLSKIFETSVLVSPKKATQLCTMIAKKVKNGDEVVIDFHGIKATTLAFLYVLFSNVIKECGKDVKKVISVINTSKELKEEFKYFKQNYKDLCDKFSGLDVVLT from the coding sequence ATGAATCTTGTATTAAGCAAAATTTTTGAAACTTCTGTACTAGTATCTCCTAAAAAAGCTACTCAACTTTGTACTATGATAGCTAAAAAAGTGAAAAATGGTGATGAAGTAGTAATAGATTTTCACGGTATAAAAGCTACCACATTAGCATTCTTATATGTTTTATTTTCAAATGTAATTAAAGAATGTGGAAAAGATGTTAAAAAAGTTATTTCTGTAATAAATACTTCTAAAGAATTAAAAGAAGAATTTAAGTATTTTAAACAAAATTACAAAGATCTTTGTGATAAATTTTCAGGTTTAGATGTAGTTTTAACATAA
- a CDS encoding sulfatase-like hydrolase/transferase — MKKKTNIVFILTDDQGYWSLGSYGNKDIISPNLDKLAENGVRFENFFCVSPVCSPARASIFTGRIPSQHGVHDWLDEHHNDTVEYLKGQDTFVKVLSENGYNCCLSGKWHLGNSAEIQQGFNQWYVHEKGGGPYYNAPMYKDGVLTKEPKYITEATTDYGIEFIEKAAKEEAPFYLSLHYTAPHAPWGEEHHPKELLDLYKDCKFESCPREDYHPWKIRETFEGTEEERLAILRGYFGAITGVDLGVKKVVEKLEELGILEDTLIIFTSDNGMSMGHHGIFGKGNGTSPLNMYETSVKVPMIISHKNHVSGGKVLESLYSHYDILPTILEYVGVEYTAPKPLPGKSFCNVLETGAEDLENDVVVFDEYGPVRMIRNREWKYIHRYPFGPHELYNLKDDSDERENLIDNEEYREKLQEMRMRLERWFVKYVNPEIDGARESVFGAGQKGLAGVWGDGTTIYQRYHSDLIFTCDNLLKERDKNEKVNKVN; from the coding sequence ATGAAGAAAAAAACTAATATAGTATTTATTCTTACTGATGATCAAGGGTATTGGTCATTAGGAAGTTATGGAAATAAAGATATAATATCTCCTAATTTAGATAAACTTGCAGAGAATGGAGTTAGATTTGAAAATTTCTTCTGTGTATCTCCAGTATGTTCTCCAGCAAGAGCATCAATTTTTACAGGAAGAATCCCATCACAACATGGAGTTCATGATTGGTTAGATGAACATCACAATGATACTGTAGAGTATCTAAAAGGACAAGATACTTTTGTAAAAGTACTTTCAGAAAATGGATATAATTGCTGTTTAAGTGGAAAATGGCATTTAGGAAACAGTGCAGAGATTCAACAAGGGTTCAATCAATGGTATGTCCATGAAAAAGGTGGAGGACCATATTACAATGCTCCAATGTACAAGGACGGAGTATTAACTAAAGAACCTAAATATATAACAGAGGCAACAACAGATTATGGAATAGAATTTATAGAAAAAGCAGCAAAAGAAGAGGCACCATTCTATTTAAGCTTACATTACACAGCTCCTCATGCCCCTTGGGGTGAGGAGCACCACCCAAAAGAACTACTAGATCTATATAAAGATTGCAAATTCGAAAGTTGTCCGAGAGAGGATTATCATCCTTGGAAAATAAGAGAAACTTTTGAAGGAACAGAAGAGGAAAGATTAGCAATACTAAGAGGATATTTTGGAGCTATTACTGGTGTAGATTTAGGGGTTAAAAAGGTAGTAGAAAAGCTTGAAGAGTTAGGAATATTAGAAGATACTTTAATAATATTTACAAGTGATAATGGAATGAGTATGGGACATCATGGAATTTTTGGTAAAGGAAATGGAACATCACCATTAAATATGTATGAAACATCAGTAAAAGTTCCTATGATTATAAGTCATAAAAACCATGTTTCAGGAGGAAAAGTTTTAGAAAGTTTATATAGTCATTATGATATATTACCAACTATCTTAGAGTATGTAGGGGTAGAGTATACTGCACCAAAACCACTGCCTGGAAAAAGTTTCTGTAATGTTTTAGAAACAGGAGCAGAGGATCTTGAAAATGATGTAGTAGTATTTGATGAATATGGACCAGTTAGAATGATAAGAAATAGAGAATGGAAATATATTCATAGATATCCTTTTGGACCACATGAATTATATAATTTAAAAGATGATTCAGATGAGAGAGAAAATTTAATTGATAATGAAGAGTATAGAGAAAAACTTCAAGAGATGAGAATGAGATTAGAAAGATGGTTTGTAAAATATGTAAATCCTGAAATAGATGGAGCAAGAGAATCTGTATTTGGGGCTGGACAAAAAGGACTAGCAGGAGTATGGGGAGATGGAACAACAATCTACCAAAGATATCACTCAGATCTTATCTTTACTTGTGATAATCTTTTAAAAGAAAGAGACAAAAATGAAAAAGTAAATAAAGTAAATTAA
- a CDS encoding SLC13 family permease has translation MSTKFYQNRWFKWIASLIIPLILFFIPETEEFTRDIKLFFCITIFVMEIWAMGLLPILIPSLFLPIAYFITGLAPTGKVFATWGTQLPWLFLSAMILSSILERIGLMKRIACWSILKAGGGYKGIIYGFFGSGILMGLLVPSGAGKVALYATLAYGICKELKISPKSDVSSMIMLGGYFSAIGPLYLTGGGNNIIAFETAAKYGGMKVTWLSYFIQMGIPSIIFTFLLITAMLFIFKKDEPIFEEKNKHKTKEYFINEYKKLGKFSTEEKKVSFILFLIVIGLLTGNIHNIAPGWIFVMGCCACYFPGIDVGQEMDIKNVKFHMIVFMASAMAIGNVSIATGAGNFAANHLYGLLSGGAFSVTGFVWLFGVLVNFILTPLAAVAGLTSPLLEAGVKAGQNPLPLLYSFLQGIEQILLPYENATVLFLFGYGLITMKNFFKGFGLRMVLNIIFILAICVPYWMALGLYEF, from the coding sequence ATGAGTACAAAATTTTATCAAAATCGTTGGTTTAAATGGATTGCATCATTAATAATTCCATTAATACTATTTTTTATACCTGAAACAGAAGAATTTACAAGAGATATAAAACTATTTTTCTGTATAACAATTTTTGTTATGGAAATATGGGCTATGGGGTTATTGCCTATATTAATTCCATCTTTATTTTTACCAATTGCTTATTTTATAACAGGTTTAGCACCAACTGGAAAAGTTTTTGCTACTTGGGGAACACAATTACCTTGGTTATTTTTAAGTGCTATGATTTTATCTAGTATTTTAGAAAGAATTGGATTGATGAAAAGAATAGCATGTTGGAGTATATTAAAAGCTGGTGGAGGATATAAGGGAATAATTTATGGTTTCTTTGGTTCAGGAATATTAATGGGACTATTAGTGCCAAGTGGAGCTGGAAAAGTAGCACTTTATGCAACTCTTGCTTATGGAATTTGTAAAGAGCTTAAAATATCTCCAAAATCTGATGTTTCATCAATGATTATGTTAGGTGGATATTTCTCAGCTATTGGACCTCTATATTTAACTGGTGGAGGAAATAATATAATAGCTTTTGAAACTGCTGCAAAATATGGTGGAATGAAGGTAACTTGGTTAAGTTATTTCATTCAAATGGGGATACCATCAATTATATTTACTTTCCTACTAATTACAGCAATGTTATTTATTTTTAAAAAAGATGAGCCAATATTTGAAGAAAAAAATAAACATAAAACAAAAGAGTATTTTATTAATGAATATAAAAAATTAGGAAAATTCTCTACAGAGGAAAAGAAAGTAAGTTTTATATTATTCTTAATTGTAATTGGATTATTAACAGGAAATATTCATAACATAGCTCCAGGTTGGATCTTTGTAATGGGATGTTGTGCTTGCTACTTCCCAGGAATTGATGTTGGACAAGAGATGGATATAAAAAATGTTAAATTTCATATGATTGTATTTATGGCATCAGCAATGGCTATCGGAAATGTTTCTATTGCAACAGGAGCTGGAAACTTTGCTGCAAATCATCTTTATGGACTTTTAAGTGGGGGAGCTTTCTCAGTAACTGGATTTGTTTGGTTATTTGGAGTATTGGTAAACTTTATTTTAACTCCATTAGCAGCAGTGGCAGGATTAACAAGTCCATTATTAGAGGCAGGGGTAAAAGCTGGACAAAATCCATTACCGTTACTTTATAGTTTCTTACAAGGGATAGAACAAATACTACTTCCATATGAAAATGCTACTGTTTTATTCCTATTTGGATATGGACTAATAACGATGAAGAATTTCTTTAAGGGATTTGGATTAAGAATGGTTTTAAATATAATCTTTATACTAGCTATTTGTGTTCCTTACTGGATGGCACTAGGATTATATGAATTTTAA
- a CDS encoding ROK family transcriptional regulator, which translates to MEINKNDIRILELIQRKEVSSRVEIANKIGISQAAVSKKVKQLIEDGYIKENYSKNKKTAGRNSVGLEINPNLGKVLGIYLAPEEISIVLSDLEGNLLKLEKEKIENHREIKKLCFKLIEKYISKNKIINIGIAVNGIVDVQHGISVYSAAYGWSNVDIKSEIEKKFGISVFVENGMNLMALYEKTFGLCKEKKSFVVINIGSGVGAGVYLDNKIYHGKDFGVGEIGHIPFDLSKEARICSCGNKGCIETILSDWRVEEQVAKLTGIKYSYDEIVEKANNGESYFQEIFIDLIPVFLNIIFWITTLINPEELVIYGKINKCGDFFWRELKRRVKEGNLNKNNILTIKTARFDSDVIVHGAVIYALNTLFKNI; encoded by the coding sequence ATGGAAATTAATAAAAATGATATCAGAATATTAGAATTAATTCAAAGAAAAGAAGTTAGCTCTAGAGTTGAAATTGCAAACAAAATAGGAATTTCTCAAGCCGCTGTAAGTAAAAAAGTAAAGCAGTTAATAGAAGATGGGTATATTAAAGAAAACTATAGTAAAAATAAAAAAACAGCTGGACGAAACAGTGTAGGTTTAGAGATAAATCCAAATTTAGGAAAAGTTTTAGGAATTTATTTAGCACCAGAGGAGATATCAATAGTTTTATCTGATTTAGAAGGTAATCTATTGAAGCTAGAAAAAGAGAAAATCGAAAATCATAGGGAAATTAAAAAGTTGTGTTTCAAATTAATAGAGAAATATATTTCTAAAAATAAGATTATAAATATTGGTATTGCAGTAAATGGGATAGTTGATGTGCAACATGGTATAAGTGTATATTCAGCTGCCTATGGATGGAGTAATGTTGATATAAAATCTGAAATAGAAAAGAAATTTGGAATCTCTGTTTTTGTTGAAAATGGAATGAATTTAATGGCTCTATATGAAAAAACATTTGGTTTATGCAAAGAGAAAAAAAGTTTTGTTGTAATAAATATAGGTTCTGGTGTTGGAGCTGGAGTATATTTAGACAATAAGATATATCATGGAAAAGATTTTGGAGTTGGAGAAATTGGACATATTCCTTTTGATTTATCAAAAGAAGCTAGAATATGTAGTTGTGGTAACAAAGGGTGTATAGAAACTATTTTATCAGATTGGAGAGTTGAAGAGCAGGTAGCTAAGTTAACTGGAATTAAGTATTCATATGATGAGATAGTGGAAAAGGCTAATAACGGTGAAAGTTATTTTCAAGAAATTTTCATAGATTTAATACCAGTATTTCTAAATATAATATTTTGGATAACAACTTTAATAAATCCAGAAGAGTTAGTAATATATGGGAAAATAAATAAATGTGGAGATTTCTTTTGGAGAGAATTAAAAAGAAGAGTAAAAGAGGGAAATTTAAATAAAAATAATATCTTAACTATAAAAACTGCAAGGTTTGATAGTGATGTAATAGTTCATGGTGCTGTGATTTATGCACTTAATACATTATTTAAAAATATTTAG
- a CDS encoding ABC transporter ATP-binding protein, whose product MSENKVLLEVKNLKKYFNTPKGLLHAVDDVNFSICEGKTLGVVGESGCGKSTTGRVILRLLEATDGEIIFEGENIRNYSRQQMIEMRQKMQIIFQDPFASLNPRMTVSEIIAEPLIIHKKCKSKTELEEKVRELMETVGLSERLINTYPHELDGGRRQRIGIARALALNPKFIVCDEPVSALDVSIQAQVLNLMKDLQEKYGLTYMFITHDLSVVKHFSDDIAVMYLGQLVEKAPSKALFKNPIHPYTKALLSAIPVASVDKKMERIKLQGEITSPINPEKGCRFAKRCVYAKDICRQEDPKLTEVGNGHFYACHLAKELGFVKEEE is encoded by the coding sequence ATGTCAGAAAATAAAGTTTTACTTGAAGTAAAAAATTTAAAGAAATATTTTAATACTCCAAAAGGGCTTCTACATGCAGTAGATGATGTTAATTTTTCAATTTGTGAAGGAAAAACACTAGGAGTAGTTGGAGAATCAGGATGTGGAAAATCAACTACTGGAAGAGTTATTTTAAGACTTCTAGAAGCAACTGATGGAGAGATAATTTTTGAAGGAGAAAACATCAGAAATTATTCAAGACAACAAATGATTGAAATGAGACAAAAAATGCAAATTATATTCCAAGATCCATTTGCATCTCTTAATCCAAGAATGACAGTAAGTGAAATCATTGCTGAGCCATTAATTATACATAAAAAATGTAAATCAAAAACTGAACTTGAAGAAAAAGTAAGAGAATTAATGGAAACAGTTGGTCTAAGTGAAAGACTTATTAATACATATCCTCACGAATTAGATGGAGGAAGAAGACAAAGAATAGGAATAGCTAGAGCACTTGCTTTAAACCCTAAATTTATAGTTTGTGATGAGCCAGTATCAGCACTAGACGTATCTATTCAAGCTCAAGTATTAAACCTAATGAAAGATCTACAAGAAAAATATGGATTAACTTATATGTTCATAACACATGACTTATCAGTTGTTAAACATTTCTCTGATGATATAGCTGTTATGTATCTAGGTCAATTAGTTGAAAAAGCACCTTCAAAAGCTTTATTTAAAAATCCAATTCATCCATATACTAAAGCTCTATTATCTGCAATACCAGTTGCTAGTGTAGATAAGAAAATGGAAAGAATTAAACTTCAAGGAGAGATTACATCTCCAATTAATCCTGAAAAAGGATGTAGATTTGCAAAAAGATGTGTTTATGCAAAAGATATTTGTAGACAAGAGGATCCAAAACTAACAGAAGTAGGAAATGGACATTTCTATGCTTGTCACTTAGCAAAAGAACTTGGATTTGTTAAAGAAGAAGAATAA
- a CDS encoding ABC transporter ATP-binding protein gives MSNKLLNIKNLTIQYVTEDEVVSAVNGLDIELNEGETIGLVGETGAGKTTSALGIMGLVPNPPGKIVSGSIEFAGKDLLKESEEGMRKIRGNQISMIFQDPMTSLNPVMTVGEQIAEVIEIHENIGNAAAFEKAKEMLELVGIPGARANDYPHQFSGGMKQRVVIAIALACNPKLLIADEPTTALDVTIQAQVLDLMNDLKEKFKTAMILITHDLGVVAQVCDKVAIMYAGEVVEAGTLRDVYLSPKHPYTHGLFGSIPSLDEEATRLKPIQGLMPDPTALPSGCKFHPRCPHATELCATQVPKVTEVAPGHKVRCLICEGQVEFKAEEEDKK, from the coding sequence ATGAGTAATAAATTATTGAATATAAAAAATTTAACAATTCAATACGTTACAGAAGATGAAGTAGTATCTGCAGTTAACGGATTAGATATAGAACTTAATGAAGGGGAAACAATAGGACTTGTTGGAGAAACAGGAGCAGGAAAAACTACTTCAGCTCTTGGAATAATGGGACTAGTTCCTAATCCTCCTGGAAAAATTGTTAGTGGAAGTATTGAATTTGCTGGAAAAGATCTTTTAAAAGAATCTGAAGAAGGAATGAGAAAAATAAGAGGAAATCAAATTTCAATGATTTTCCAAGATCCGATGACTTCATTAAATCCAGTAATGACAGTAGGAGAGCAAATAGCAGAAGTTATAGAAATTCATGAAAATATAGGAAATGCAGCAGCTTTTGAAAAAGCTAAAGAGATGCTTGAACTAGTTGGAATACCAGGTGCCAGAGCAAATGACTATCCTCACCAATTCTCTGGAGGAATGAAACAAAGGGTTGTAATAGCTATTGCTCTTGCTTGTAACCCAAAACTTCTTATAGCTGATGAACCTACAACAGCTCTAGACGTTACTATTCAAGCACAAGTTCTAGACTTGATGAATGATTTAAAAGAAAAATTTAAAACAGCTATGATATTAATAACACATGACCTTGGAGTAGTTGCTCAAGTTTGTGATAAAGTAGCTATAATGTATGCTGGAGAAGTAGTAGAAGCTGGAACATTAAGAGATGTATACCTATCTCCAAAACATCCATATACTCATGGGTTATTTGGATCAATTCCAAGCTTAGATGAAGAAGCAACTAGATTAAAACCAATTCAAGGATTAATGCCAGATCCAACAGCTTTACCATCAGGATGTAAATTCCATCCTAGATGTCCTCATGCAACAGAACTTTGTGCAACACAAGTACCAAAAGTTACTGAAGTAGCTCCAGGACATAAAGTAAGATGTCTAATTTGTGAAGGACAAGTTGAATTTAAAGCAGAAGAGGAGGATAAAAAATAA
- the nikC gene encoding nickel transporter permease gives MSTKENTKQTNKKRSQWREVWRMLKKNKMALLGLGILVILVLLALFADVIADYDTVVIKQNLANRLKGPSAEHWLGTDEFGRDIFARLIHGARVSLKVGIIAVGISIVLGGILGALAGFYGGKIDNIIMRVMDVFLAVPSILLAIAIVSALGPSILNLMVAISISSVPSYARIVRASVLSIRDQEFVEAARAIGANNARIIFRHIIPNSLAPVIVQGTLGVASAILSTAGLSFIGLGIQPPAPEWGSMLSGGRQYLRYAWWVTTFPGVAIMITILSLNLLGDGLRDALDPRLKQ, from the coding sequence ATGTCAACTAAAGAAAATACAAAACAAACTAATAAAAAGAGAAGCCAATGGAGAGAAGTATGGAGAATGCTTAAGAAGAACAAAATGGCTCTACTTGGACTTGGAATATTAGTAATTTTAGTTTTATTAGCTCTATTTGCTGATGTAATTGCAGATTATGATACAGTAGTAATTAAGCAAAACTTAGCAAACAGATTAAAAGGACCTAGTGCAGAGCACTGGTTAGGAACAGATGAATTTGGTAGAGATATTTTTGCAAGACTTATTCACGGAGCAAGAGTATCATTAAAAGTAGGAATTATTGCAGTTGGAATATCTATAGTTCTTGGAGGAATTTTAGGAGCTTTAGCAGGATTCTATGGTGGAAAAATAGATAATATAATAATGAGAGTAATGGACGTATTCTTAGCAGTACCAAGTATTCTTTTAGCAATTGCAATTGTATCAGCATTAGGACCAAGTATACTTAACTTAATGGTGGCTATTAGTATTTCAAGTGTACCTAGTTATGCTAGAATAGTAAGAGCTTCAGTTCTTTCAATTAGAGACCAAGAGTTCGTAGAAGCAGCTAGAGCAATTGGAGCTAATAATGCTAGAATAATATTTAGACATATAATCCCTAACTCACTAGCTCCTGTAATTGTACAAGGAACTTTAGGAGTAGCAAGTGCTATTCTATCAACAGCAGGATTAAGTTTTATAGGACTAGGAATTCAACCTCCAGCTCCAGAATGGGGATCAATGCTTTCAGGAGGTAGACAATACCTTAGATATGCATGGTGGGTAACAACATTCCCAGGAGTAGCAATTATGATAACTATTCTATCTCTAAACCTTTTAGGAGATGGACTTAGAGATGCTTTAGATCCAAGACTAAAACAATAA
- the nikB gene encoding nickel ABC transporter permease, producing the protein MHKYVLRRLLLLIPVLLGVSLLVFTIMSLTPGDPAQLILGENAPKEAIFKLREEMGLNDPFLVQYFRFVGKALLGDFGRSYTTGREVFGEIFSRFPNTLTLAVIGIIISVCIGIPVGIISATRQYSFLDSFSMVLALLGVSMPVFWLGLMLILTFSVKLGLLPSGGFDGFKSLILPSLTLGVGSAAIITRMTRSSMLEVIRQDYIRTARAKGVAEKVVINKHALKNALIPIITVVGLQFGGLLGGAVLTESVYSWPGVGRLMVDAIRQKDTPTVLAAVVFLAATFSVVNLLVDILYAYVDPRIKSQYK; encoded by the coding sequence ATGCATAAATATGTATTAAGAAGACTTTTATTACTTATTCCTGTACTATTAGGAGTATCGCTTTTAGTTTTTACAATTATGTCATTAACTCCAGGGGATCCAGCTCAATTAATACTAGGAGAAAATGCACCTAAAGAAGCAATTTTTAAATTAAGAGAAGAGATGGGATTAAACGATCCATTTTTAGTTCAATATTTTAGATTTGTAGGAAAAGCTCTATTAGGAGATTTTGGAAGATCATATACTACTGGAAGAGAAGTTTTTGGAGAAATATTCTCAAGATTCCCAAATACTCTTACTTTAGCAGTTATAGGAATCATTATTTCAGTTTGTATTGGAATACCTGTTGGTATTATTTCAGCAACAAGACAATATTCATTCTTAGATAGTTTCAGTATGGTACTAGCATTACTAGGAGTTTCAATGCCAGTATTCTGGTTAGGATTAATGCTTATTCTTACTTTCTCTGTTAAATTAGGATTACTTCCTTCAGGAGGATTTGATGGATTTAAGAGTTTAATTCTTCCATCACTAACACTAGGAGTAGGATCAGCGGCTATTATTACAAGAATGACTCGTTCTTCTATGCTTGAAGTAATAAGACAAGATTATATCAGAACTGCAAGAGCTAAGGGGGTAGCTGAAAAAGTAGTTATAAATAAACATGCTTTAAAAAATGCACTTATCCCTATAATAACAGTTGTAGGATTACAATTTGGAGGACTTCTTGGAGGAGCAGTTTTAACTGAATCTGTATATTCATGGCCAGGAGTAGGAAGACTAATGGTAGATGCGATTAGACAAAAAGATACTCCAACAGTATTAGCGGCAGTTGTATTCTTAGCAGCAACATTCAGTGTTGTAAATCTATTGGTGGATATACTATATGCTTATGTTGACCCTAGAATCAAGTCACAATATAAGTAG